One window from the genome of Natrinema caseinilyticum encodes:
- a CDS encoding branched-chain amino acid ABC transporter permease: MVLTMVADLTTASHVTMFVDPTAVLNGLSRALLLFLIASGLSLIFGLMGVVNFAHGAFYALGGYLGVFVFGFSESFLVALFIAPFLVALVGILTESTTIRPLYDRDPIYQVLLTFGVSIILDELIKLVWGSSPLSLGAPEALGGVSELGFISYPTYRVFIIGFGLLMALGLWLFIQRTRVGIIIRAGTLDSEMVEAMGINVQRVFTGMFGLGVGLAAVGGVVASPLLGVYPTMGTEILIEAFLVVVLGGLGSVRGALLGALIIGMAQGIGAYYISSFVGLLLFVIMIAVLLIRPYGLLGHSGIAEH; encoded by the coding sequence ACCACGGCCTCGCACGTGACGATGTTCGTGGACCCCACTGCGGTCCTCAACGGCCTCTCGAGGGCCCTGTTGTTGTTCCTCATCGCGTCGGGGCTCTCGCTCATCTTCGGATTGATGGGCGTGGTGAATTTCGCCCACGGCGCTTTTTACGCACTCGGGGGGTACCTCGGGGTCTTCGTTTTCGGATTCTCCGAGAGTTTCCTCGTGGCGTTGTTCATCGCGCCGTTCCTCGTGGCTCTGGTGGGAATCCTTACCGAGTCGACGACCATTCGGCCGCTGTACGACCGCGACCCAATTTATCAGGTGTTGCTGACGTTCGGCGTGTCCATCATCCTCGACGAGCTCATCAAACTCGTCTGGGGGTCGTCACCGCTGAGCCTCGGAGCACCGGAGGCCCTGGGCGGCGTCTCGGAGCTCGGATTCATCTCCTATCCCACGTATCGGGTGTTCATCATCGGCTTCGGCCTGTTGATGGCGCTCGGTCTGTGGTTGTTCATCCAGCGCACCAGGGTGGGCATCATCATCCGAGCCGGAACGCTCGACAGCGAGATGGTGGAGGCGATGGGCATCAACGTACAGCGTGTGTTTACCGGAATGTTCGGGCTGGGCGTCGGGCTAGCCGCTGTTGGCGGGGTTGTCGCCAGTCCACTGCTGGGCGTGTACCCAACGATGGGCACCGAGATACTCATCGAAGCGTTCCTGGTGGTCGTACTCGGTGGCCTCGGAAGCGTCCGCGGGGCGCTGCTCGGTGCACTCATCATCGGCATGGCCCAGGGAATCGGGGCCTACTACATCAGTAGTTTCGTCGGCTTGTTGTTGTTCGTGATTATGATCGCGGTCTTACTGATCCGACCGTACGGTTTGCTCGGCCACTCGGGCATCGCGGAGCACTGA
- a CDS encoding branched-chain amino acid ABC transporter permease, with product MNEGNIPQSVAKDGGIVAELRSSPWKLGIVAVLIAFPFVVTSAFIDAGFWLLFAIEVFVFGIAVLSYDLMFGYTGLLTFGHALFFGGGAYGIAIMAHVYDLTYLEAFPVVLVLLFVLGLVVGVAALQLSGVYFAIITLAFAQLAHELILQFNGITGGVNGIYSITIPDVAGFSLTEPIVTYYVTLAACFAVYLALRRVTASPFGRVIQGIRENEERIEMLGINTFRYKLSSFVLAGVIGGFAGMLYPLFITFVSPPLANWTTTGDLLMMTLIGGFGTLWGPLLGTGFYVLLETVLSGVIEQWRLLMGVIFVLFVLFLPSGIAGLLQGELSTAAAQLRTMIPGGSDDASLDMERNLNPEEEEHE from the coding sequence ATGAACGAAGGAAATATCCCACAATCTGTCGCGAAAGATGGTGGCATCGTCGCCGAACTTCGATCGTCGCCGTGGAAACTCGGCATCGTTGCGGTGCTGATCGCGTTCCCGTTCGTCGTAACCAGCGCGTTCATCGACGCCGGATTCTGGCTCCTGTTCGCCATCGAGGTGTTCGTGTTCGGGATCGCCGTGTTGAGTTACGACCTCATGTTCGGTTACACTGGCCTGCTTACGTTCGGCCACGCCCTCTTCTTCGGGGGCGGGGCCTACGGCATCGCCATCATGGCACACGTCTACGACCTGACCTACCTCGAGGCGTTTCCCGTCGTCTTGGTTCTCCTGTTCGTCCTAGGCCTGGTCGTCGGCGTCGCCGCGTTGCAACTGTCTGGCGTGTACTTCGCCATCATCACGCTCGCGTTCGCGCAACTCGCACACGAGCTCATCTTGCAATTCAACGGCATCACCGGCGGCGTCAACGGCATCTATAGCATTACCATTCCGGACGTGGCCGGGTTCAGTCTCACCGAACCGATCGTCACGTATTACGTGACGCTCGCGGCCTGTTTCGCCGTGTACCTCGCGCTGCGACGGGTCACCGCCTCACCGTTCGGACGGGTCATTCAGGGCATCCGAGAAAACGAAGAGCGCATCGAGATGCTCGGAATCAACACCTTCCGATACAAATTGTCATCGTTCGTGCTCGCCGGTGTCATCGGTGGCTTCGCCGGGATGCTCTACCCGCTTTTCATCACGTTCGTCAGTCCACCGCTCGCCAACTGGACGACGACGGGTGACCTCCTGATGATGACGCTCATCGGTGGCTTCGGCACTCTCTGGGGGCCGCTTCTCGGAACCGGCTTCTACGTCCTTCTCGAGACGGTTCTCAGCGGCGTCATCGAACAGTGGCGCCTGTTGATGGGAGTCATCTTCGTCCTGTTCGTCCTGTTCTTACCGTCGGGGATCGCCGGACTGCTTCAGGGCGAGCTGTCCACCGCCGCAGCGCAGCTTCGAACTATGATACCGGGCGGATCCGACGACGCATCGTTAGATATGGAACGAAACCTGAATCCGGAGGAAGAGGAACATGAGTGA
- a CDS encoding ABC transporter ATP-binding protein, whose translation MSETVLACENVTKEFGAIVASDRVTFEIPEGHTKGLIGPNGAGKTTLLNCISGVYDVTDGKVRFNGENVTNVSPDEMARRGLARTFQITNLFDGFSVFENLRLAGQIASGGNFNAWNRYTAFDDPIERASEVIDEIGLSEKADASVHDLSHGEKRQVEFGMVMVVDPNLILLDEPSAGMARDEIGTITDLIKDLKDEYAMILVEHNLDMVMDLSDSIMVLDNGQLIADDRPAEIREDKRVREAYLGTEADAAELGGSR comes from the coding sequence ATGAGTGAGACGGTACTCGCTTGCGAGAACGTTACGAAAGAGTTCGGCGCGATCGTCGCGTCCGACCGGGTCACCTTCGAAATTCCCGAAGGGCATACGAAAGGGCTTATCGGCCCCAACGGCGCCGGGAAGACGACACTGCTCAACTGCATCAGTGGTGTATACGACGTCACCGACGGAAAAGTCCGGTTCAACGGAGAAAACGTCACCAACGTTTCGCCCGACGAAATGGCCCGTCGGGGGCTCGCACGTACCTTCCAGATAACGAACTTGTTCGATGGATTCTCCGTCTTCGAGAACCTCCGATTAGCCGGTCAGATCGCCTCTGGAGGCAATTTCAACGCCTGGAATCGGTACACTGCTTTCGACGATCCCATCGAGCGTGCCTCGGAGGTAATCGACGAGATCGGCCTCTCCGAGAAAGCCGACGCTTCCGTTCACGACCTGTCCCACGGCGAGAAACGACAGGTCGAGTTCGGCATGGTGATGGTCGTCGACCCCAATCTCATCCTGCTGGACGAACCGAGCGCCGGGATGGCGAGAGACGAGATCGGAACGATCACCGACCTCATCAAGGACCTGAAAGACGAGTACGCGATGATTCTGGTCGAACACAATCTCGATATGGTCATGGATCTCTCCGATTCGATCATGGTACTCGACAACGGACAGCTCATAGCGGACGACCGACCGGCCGAGATCCGAGAAGACAAACGCGTCCGTGAGGCGTATCTCGGCACGGAAGCTGACGCAGCCGAACTCGGAGGGTCACGATGA
- a CDS encoding ABC transporter ATP-binding protein yields the protein MTAPLLELDRINTAYGDSHVLHDVSLSVDDDEVVALLGRNGAGKTTTLRSIIGIQRPFSGAVQFRGEDITDEETYDTAGRGIKYVPEERRVFDTLTVEEHIRMAVQSDFRSFAEERERVFGVFPELEEFSDTQARNLSGGQQQMLAIARALIGPTELLMLDEPFEGLAPKIIQTIQETIMELKENNTILMVEQNFPMARVVADRYYILDHGSVVSSGPIEKLDENDQLKEKYLGVT from the coding sequence ATGACGGCTCCGCTGCTCGAACTCGACAGGATCAACACGGCATACGGAGACAGCCACGTCCTCCACGACGTGTCGCTGTCGGTCGACGACGACGAGGTTGTCGCCCTCCTCGGCCGCAACGGTGCGGGGAAGACGACGACGTTACGCTCTATCATCGGCATCCAGCGGCCGTTCAGCGGTGCCGTGCAGTTCCGCGGCGAGGACATCACCGACGAGGAGACCTACGATACGGCCGGTCGAGGCATCAAGTACGTCCCCGAAGAGCGTCGAGTGTTCGATACGCTAACCGTCGAGGAACATATTCGGATGGCTGTCCAATCCGATTTCCGCTCGTTTGCGGAGGAACGCGAACGCGTTTTCGGCGTCTTCCCGGAATTGGAGGAATTCAGCGACACGCAGGCACGCAACCTCAGTGGTGGCCAACAACAGATGTTGGCTATCGCACGGGCGCTCATCGGCCCAACGGAGTTGCTGATGCTCGACGAACCGTTCGAAGGGCTTGCACCGAAGATTATACAGACCATCCAGGAGACCATCATGGAACTCAAAGAGAACAACACCATCCTGATGGTCGAACAGAATTTCCCGATGGCTCGCGTCGTTGCTGACCGCTACTACATACTCGACCATGGAAGCGTCGTCAGTAGCGGTCCGATCGAGAAACTCGACGAGAACGACCAACTGAAAGAGAAATACCTCGGCGTGACCTGA
- a CDS encoding orc1/cdc6 family replication initiation protein, whose amino-acid sequence MLLEFDQQEGLIRDRSLLDPNHIVEEDRIVGRDRQLQEVTKMLRVALGDNRPPNLFLYGPSGTGKSLITKAVCKNISEICETRDIRFGTIEVNCQDLDTLGVAVYELANCAADEAHVEVEVPKHGVATKEKWDELYRIVNENFDSAVFVLDELDMLVGRRDKQEPAFSRLLYQLSRAGANNELTAHISVVAISNDTKMMESVGSRALSSFTPEDVHFDDYDANQLQSILRRRQDAFYENVLDDDVIPLAAAFAAQTHGDARKAIDLMRVAGELAEREGDDNVREVHVRQAQDKVEKNRVLEVVRGISTQKKLCLYATAAVAAETDDEAARSTTGYRVYQFLTDAIDAEQYHQETYVNKMKEMTTYSLVDFERRSHGPSSGMFLEFQFGERPETILETLREDSRIDVVSPSEVSSVVKAQIRDET is encoded by the coding sequence ATGTTATTGGAGTTCGATCAACAAGAGGGGCTCATTCGCGACCGATCGCTGCTCGATCCGAATCATATCGTCGAAGAGGATAGAATCGTCGGTCGGGACAGACAACTCCAGGAAGTGACCAAAATGCTTCGAGTTGCACTCGGTGACAATCGGCCGCCGAATCTCTTTCTCTACGGTCCGTCGGGGACCGGAAAATCGCTCATCACTAAAGCTGTCTGTAAGAATATCAGTGAGATCTGCGAAACACGAGATATTCGATTTGGGACAATCGAAGTAAATTGCCAGGACCTTGATACTCTTGGAGTCGCTGTCTACGAACTGGCAAATTGTGCTGCCGACGAGGCGCACGTCGAAGTAGAGGTTCCGAAACACGGCGTCGCAACGAAGGAAAAGTGGGACGAACTCTATCGTATCGTCAACGAAAATTTCGATTCTGCGGTCTTCGTCCTCGACGAACTCGATATGCTCGTTGGCCGCCGAGACAAGCAAGAGCCGGCGTTCTCTCGGCTTCTCTATCAACTATCGCGAGCTGGTGCCAATAACGAACTCACCGCTCACATATCCGTCGTTGCGATCTCCAACGATACGAAAATGATGGAATCCGTGGGAAGCCGTGCTCTGAGTTCGTTCACGCCGGAAGACGTTCACTTCGACGATTACGACGCCAATCAGCTACAGTCGATTCTCCGCCGGCGCCAGGACGCGTTCTACGAAAACGTTCTCGACGACGATGTCATCCCCTTGGCAGCTGCATTTGCGGCCCAAACACACGGTGATGCGCGGAAAGCGATCGATCTCATGCGCGTCGCAGGCGAACTCGCAGAACGGGAAGGGGACGATAACGTGCGCGAGGTCCACGTCCGTCAGGCACAGGACAAAGTCGAGAAGAACCGTGTCCTCGAGGTCGTTCGCGGTATCAGCACACAGAAGAAACTGTGTCTCTATGCGACTGCTGCCGTCGCGGCCGAGACGGACGACGAAGCTGCTCGCAGTACGACCGGGTATCGTGTCTACCAGTTCCTCACTGACGCGATCGACGCCGAGCAGTATCACCAGGAGACGTACGTAAACAAGATGAAGGAGATGACGACGTACTCGCTGGTCGATTTCGAGCGTCGGAGCCACGGGCCGAGTTCCGGGATGTTCCTCGAGTTCCAGTTCGGCGAACGACCTGAGACAATCCTCGAAACGCTGCGCGAGGATTCGCGTATCGATGTCGTCTCTCCGAGTGAGGTTTCGAGTGTGGTAAAAGCACAGATTAGGGACGAAACCTAA